One genomic region from Leptolyngbyaceae cyanobacterium JSC-12 encodes:
- a CDS encoding Protein of unknown function (DUF2949) (IMG reference gene:2510096860~PFAM: Protein of unknown function (DUF2949)): MKNFGVKSNRCNTQLIHFLQEELDISATSIAFALRHSQQDSGPLPMILWQYGLVSIEQLERIFDWLEE; this comes from the coding sequence ATGAAAAATTTTGGTGTGAAATCCAACAGGTGCAATACACAATTAATCCACTTTTTGCAGGAAGAGCTAGATATTTCTGCAACGTCGATCGCCTTTGCCCTGCGTCATAGTCAGCAAGATTCTGGTCCCTTGCCAATGATTCTCTGGCAGTACGGGTTGGTATCCATTGAGCAGCTAGAACGGATTTTTGACTGGTTAGAAGAATGA
- a CDS encoding nucleoside-diphosphate-sugar epimerase (IMG reference gene:2510096861~PFAM: NAD dependent epimerase/dehydratase family), whose product MTSKRIFVTGASGCVGHYLVEALIQETDHDLFLLVRNPDKLKVDCSARPGVTILQGDMQRIEEFSDLLKTIDCAILAATAWGGPQEVFDINVVKTIRLLNLLDPDVCQQVIYFSTASILDRNNQPLREAGEIGTDYVRSKYVCHRQIAKLAIAPRVTTLFPTLLLGGDAQKPWSHISSGIAKEYKWINLLRFLSIDGTFHYIHSRDVAQVVRYLVDNPLSEDEPRELVLGNSPITADQAIEDACAYLNKRIYFRIPLTQRLLDFIFGLLRIKIEAWDRFAMKYRHFVHKNPVTPSTYGLLTYCSSFADVLKLSGVPPRKHK is encoded by the coding sequence ATGACATCCAAACGGATTTTTGTGACTGGTGCAAGTGGCTGTGTAGGTCACTATCTAGTCGAAGCCTTAATTCAAGAAACGGACCACGATTTATTCCTGCTGGTCAGAAATCCAGATAAGCTGAAAGTTGATTGTTCTGCTCGTCCGGGTGTCACTATCCTGCAAGGGGATATGCAGCGGATTGAGGAATTTAGTGATCTGTTGAAAACAATCGACTGTGCAATTTTAGCGGCCACTGCTTGGGGGGGACCGCAGGAAGTTTTTGATATAAACGTCGTTAAAACAATTCGATTGCTGAATCTGCTAGATCCAGATGTGTGTCAGCAGGTTATTTATTTTTCTACAGCAAGTATTCTTGACCGAAATAATCAGCCTTTGCGAGAAGCGGGAGAAATTGGCACGGATTATGTTCGCTCTAAATACGTTTGTCATCGTCAAATTGCGAAATTGGCGATCGCCCCCAGGGTGACGACGCTCTTTCCAACACTGCTGTTGGGAGGTGATGCTCAAAAGCCCTGGTCACATATTTCATCGGGAATTGCAAAGGAGTACAAATGGATTAACCTTTTGCGTTTCCTGAGCATTGATGGCACATTTCATTACATCCATTCCAGAGATGTGGCTCAGGTTGTTCGATACCTGGTAGATAATCCTTTATCAGAAGATGAGCCGCGAGAGCTGGTTTTAGGTAATTCCCCAATCACAGCCGATCAAGCGATTGAAGATGCCTGCGCCTATCTCAATAAACGTATCTACTTTCGCATCCCGCTTACCCAAAGGCTTTTAGACTTTATTTTTGGATTACTTCGCATCAAGATTGAAGCATGGGATCGGTTTGCGATGAAATATCGACATTTCGTCCACAAAAATCCTGTAACCCCCAGCACATATGGTTTGTTAACCTATTGTTCTTCTTTTGCGGATGTCTTAAAGCTCAGTGGCGTTCCTCCTAGAAAGCATAAGTAA
- a CDS encoding putative integral membrane protein (IMG reference gene:2510096858~PFAM: Polyketide cyclase / dehydrase and lipid transport) has protein sequence MTSDAVFWSIPVNLAEAHAKALSRYYLQYVQIKGSSPLSYSMSNWLEHTVQIEIDAPIDLVWSLWSDLEQMPSWMKWIDSVKIQEHDPKLSRWKLATGGLEFSWLSREVKVVPHQILQWESVDGLPNRGAIRFYDRGEAGSIVKMSVAYSVPGFLFQLMDNLFIGRVVESTLYADLERFRAYALKAKSAQGQPSNES, from the coding sequence TTGACTTCGGATGCAGTCTTTTGGTCAATTCCTGTTAACTTAGCAGAGGCACATGCAAAAGCCTTATCGAGATACTATTTGCAATACGTCCAAATCAAAGGTTCCTCGCCCCTTTCTTACTCTATGTCCAACTGGCTCGAACACACAGTTCAAATCGAAATTGATGCACCTATTGATCTGGTCTGGAGCCTTTGGTCTGACCTGGAACAGATGCCTAGCTGGATGAAGTGGATTGATTCAGTCAAAATTCAGGAGCACGATCCCAAGCTATCACGATGGAAGCTGGCAACAGGTGGGTTGGAGTTTAGCTGGTTATCACGGGAGGTAAAAGTGGTTCCTCATCAAATTTTGCAATGGGAATCAGTGGATGGGTTACCAAACCGGGGTGCCATTCGCTTTTATGATCGCGGCGAAGCAGGCAGCATTGTCAAAATGTCGGTTGCCTACTCAGTGCCTGGGTTCTTGTTTCAACTAATGGATAACCTGTTTATTGGGCGAGTAGTAGAGTCAACGCTGTATGCCGATTTGGAACGATTTCGTGCCTATGCCCTGAAGGCAAAGTCTGCTCAGGGGCAACCGTCCAATGAGTCGTGA
- a CDS encoding hypothetical protein (IMG reference gene:2510096854) has protein sequence MITLRKYIQQYRIDIFIVLSLAVAIAGMSFLASQQVPDPIIQDFYAQDAWFGSDIPTVFGNITSVQSDFGRNNKHPLFPLFIFPPIFLVGKIFRLEPILAARVVLALVVAIWTGLLFVLFRLVSGRRLDATLFSLVGGVSAAAIFWFVVPESFPFGSLTILIALVFVVLTQYQKLSPAWFVALNVVTLSVTITNWMVGILTTLVNQRWKKFLQIMLVSFGVANVLWIVQRVIFRNSGYSFSLRTFIGEKKFMAEPEHGSVLSAISSFFYQTIVMPASQFSDSLDRPGWAEIQVDTLAPGSGGFWGTIAVIAWTGLLGLGIWGFFSTNQYPKLRIVLGLTILGQLFMHSIYGSEETFIYSLHFAPLLITLAAFSSLTRLRLVGLVFAAVLVVSAGINNRSQFNQVTTALLDYGTQQQRLEAQMQVRPSDPWGRNVGHVVVAIPGTDQSHKAYYEPGGSFSPVAGSFGVTIWLLDKDGNLQTTSDAIPLDKIQQQFVDIPGSKTPGIRANTEFYEAIWSPLSVGTWQLNLKVPAQPSHRTAIVFRSVGPAGGAISSLNWDEQRLLINDRWSIKNIPSQARVYLGSERSPGWMQQKSDATQWSDEKGWGFARVELGEGTTWNLVIEDSATLPKPVLQVSETPETFALNLPDQQFVDSLKAQVNHLLMGLVGDRTRPSDPLSYTLPRFRDGAYQLVALARSGQLEVARQLSTYFAETDFLNGTHSEADIPALGIWALETVAKQLQQPDYDQWLWSHVRRKAELIMDMATTNRPGYPVVEQSKIPFSEHPDFLTTDTVSGKMDGAQGLISLDTTASIMSYRALQDAAALADRMNQPADAKRWREQANQMQTVWQKRFQAKFSRLDASYTNGLWPSWIAAINQNEFDQSLQTHWAAQHDKTGRLRQPPANPFFNLAETHQWLLLGDRDRVWSTLKWFWEHQASPGLYTWWGNNDGPEASASPQSLSHWHRFRGWVNPPNITPHYRTAAEMALLQLDMLAYVDQAKSIPTLVIGAGVQPQWLSQPLNVKGLAVGGNLVNWNWDGKQLTVQIQGEKIPVQLGSAFPPNVPVNVVVMQKAS, from the coding sequence ATGATTACCCTTCGAAAATATATTCAACAGTATCGGATAGACATCTTTATTGTGTTATCGCTGGCAGTTGCGATCGCAGGGATGTCTTTTCTGGCATCGCAACAGGTACCCGATCCGATTATTCAAGACTTTTATGCTCAAGATGCTTGGTTTGGTAGTGATATTCCCACTGTCTTTGGCAACATTACCAGCGTACAAAGCGATTTTGGCCGTAACAATAAACATCCCTTATTTCCACTTTTTATATTTCCACCAATCTTTTTAGTAGGAAAAATATTTCGCCTTGAACCAATCCTGGCTGCCAGAGTTGTGCTTGCGTTGGTTGTTGCAATCTGGACCGGGCTGTTGTTCGTCCTGTTTCGCTTGGTGAGTGGGCGGCGGTTAGATGCAACCTTATTTAGTTTGGTTGGGGGTGTTAGTGCTGCTGCAATCTTTTGGTTTGTTGTCCCAGAGTCCTTCCCATTCGGTTCATTAACGATTCTGATTGCGCTTGTGTTTGTGGTGCTAACTCAATATCAGAAGTTGTCTCCAGCCTGGTTTGTAGCATTAAATGTTGTCACTCTCAGCGTTACGATTACCAATTGGATGGTAGGAATTTTGACCACGCTGGTTAATCAGCGTTGGAAAAAGTTCCTGCAGATTATGCTAGTTAGTTTTGGCGTGGCAAATGTGCTCTGGATCGTCCAACGAGTCATTTTTCGCAATTCAGGTTACTCCTTTTCTTTACGAACCTTCATTGGGGAAAAGAAGTTTATGGCTGAACCAGAGCACGGTAGTGTGCTGTCAGCGATTAGCTCCTTTTTCTATCAAACCATTGTGATGCCAGCATCCCAATTTAGTGACTCTCTCGACAGACCAGGATGGGCTGAGATTCAGGTTGATACGCTAGCGCCTGGTTCGGGCGGTTTTTGGGGCACGATCGCCGTTATTGCTTGGACTGGACTTCTGGGTTTAGGCATCTGGGGCTTTTTCTCTACAAATCAATATCCCAAACTGCGGATTGTTCTGGGATTAACGATTCTTGGACAACTCTTCATGCACAGCATTTACGGTTCTGAAGAGACGTTTATCTATTCACTGCACTTTGCCCCTTTGCTGATCACACTGGCGGCCTTCAGTTCCCTGACACGTTTGCGTTTGGTGGGATTGGTGTTTGCTGCGGTGCTGGTTGTGAGTGCGGGTATCAATAACCGATCGCAGTTCAACCAGGTCACAACTGCCTTGCTAGATTATGGAACTCAACAGCAACGGCTTGAAGCACAGATGCAGGTACGTCCCTCCGATCCCTGGGGGCGGAATGTTGGGCATGTCGTTGTAGCCATACCTGGGACTGATCAAAGCCACAAAGCCTACTATGAGCCTGGTGGTAGCTTCAGTCCAGTTGCGGGGAGTTTTGGCGTTACAATCTGGTTGCTTGATAAAGATGGCAACTTGCAAACCACAAGTGATGCGATTCCACTGGATAAGATTCAGCAGCAATTCGTGGACATTCCTGGCAGCAAAACGCCTGGAATTCGGGCAAATACAGAATTCTATGAAGCAATCTGGTCGCCTCTGAGTGTTGGAACATGGCAATTGAATTTAAAGGTGCCAGCCCAGCCCAGTCATCGGACTGCGATCGTGTTTCGGAGTGTAGGACCTGCCGGAGGTGCTATCTCCTCGTTGAACTGGGATGAGCAACGCTTGCTAATTAACGATCGCTGGTCGATTAAGAACATTCCGTCTCAAGCCAGGGTTTATCTGGGTAGCGAGCGATCACCAGGCTGGATGCAGCAGAAATCAGATGCGACTCAGTGGAGCGATGAGAAGGGCTGGGGATTTGCTCGGGTGGAGTTGGGTGAAGGTACTACGTGGAACTTGGTGATTGAAGATTCTGCCACATTGCCCAAACCCGTTTTGCAGGTATCAGAAACTCCAGAGACGTTCGCTCTGAACTTGCCTGATCAGCAATTTGTAGATAGTCTCAAGGCGCAGGTGAATCACCTCTTAATGGGGTTGGTTGGCGATCGCACACGCCCCAGTGATCCACTCAGTTATACCTTACCTCGTTTTCGAGATGGTGCTTATCAATTGGTTGCGCTTGCCCGGTCGGGGCAGCTAGAAGTTGCCAGGCAACTATCCACCTACTTTGCCGAAACCGACTTTCTCAACGGTACTCACTCAGAAGCTGATATTCCAGCATTGGGGATTTGGGCGTTAGAAACCGTTGCCAAGCAGTTGCAGCAGCCAGATTACGATCAGTGGCTTTGGTCGCACGTTCGTCGCAAGGCGGAACTGATTATGGATATGGCAACCACTAACCGACCCGGATATCCGGTAGTTGAACAGTCTAAAATTCCCTTCTCAGAGCATCCAGACTTTCTCACGACAGACACAGTTTCAGGCAAAATGGATGGAGCACAGGGATTGATTAGTCTTGATACGACTGCCAGTATCATGAGCTACCGTGCACTGCAAGATGCGGCTGCCTTAGCCGATCGTATGAATCAACCAGCGGATGCTAAACGTTGGCGTGAGCAAGCAAACCAAATGCAAACAGTCTGGCAAAAACGATTCCAGGCTAAGTTCTCCAGATTAGATGCCTCATACACTAACGGCCTCTGGCCCAGTTGGATTGCAGCGATTAACCAAAATGAGTTTGACCAATCGCTGCAAACACATTGGGCTGCTCAGCATGACAAGACGGGACGACTGCGCCAACCACCCGCTAATCCTTTTTTCAATTTGGCTGAAACCCATCAGTGGCTATTGTTGGGCGATCGCGATCGTGTTTGGTCAACCCTGAAATGGTTCTGGGAACATCAAGCTTCGCCCGGACTGTATACCTGGTGGGGAAATAATGATGGTCCAGAAGCAAGTGCTTCCCCTCAGAGCCTTTCTCACTGGCATCGGTTTCGCGGTTGGGTCAATCCTCCCAACATCACTCCTCACTACCGGACTGCGGCTGAAATGGCATTGCTGCAATTAGATATGTTGGCATATGTTGATCAAGCAAAGAGTATCCCCACCTTGGTTATTGGTGCGGGAGTTCAACCGCAATGGTTGAGCCAGCCCCTGAATGTGAAAGGACTTGCGGTTGGTGGAAATCTAGTGAATTGGAATTGGGATGGCAAGCAATTAACAGTGCAAATTCAAGGCGAGAAGATTCCTGTCCAGCTTGGCTCTGCTTTTCCGCCCAATGTTCCGGTTAATGTAGTAGTGATGCAGAAAGCATCCTAG
- a CDS encoding DhnA-type fructose-1,6-bisphosphate aldolase-like enzyme (IMG reference gene:2510096857~PFAM: DeoC/LacD family aldolase), giving the protein MTAMLSAPQSIEAWLGDEAEDLLTYKAKVSKDLLHLPGPDFVDRIFVQSDRNPQVLRNLQQLYSTGRLANTGYLSILPVDQGIEHSAAASFAPNPIYFDSENIIKLAIAAECNAVATTLGVLGSVSRKYAHKIPFIVKINHNELLTCPNKFDQILFASVEQAWNLGAVAIGATIYFGSPESTRQIQEIRQAFARAHELGMVTILWCYLRNSAFKQDKDYHLAADLTGQANHLGVTIEADIIKQKLPENNNGYGAVAQAIGHSYGKTDERVYSDLTTDHPIDLTRYQVLNCYAGRAGLINSGGASGKNDFAEAVRTAVINKRAGGSGLISGRKTFQRSFEEGVKLFHAIQDVYLSPEVAIA; this is encoded by the coding sequence ATGACCGCAATGTTGTCTGCACCCCAATCGATTGAAGCATGGCTCGGTGATGAAGCAGAGGATTTGCTGACCTACAAGGCGAAGGTTTCCAAAGACCTGTTGCATTTGCCGGGTCCTGATTTTGTTGATCGCATCTTTGTTCAGAGCGATCGCAACCCGCAAGTCCTTAGAAACTTACAACAACTATACTCGACCGGACGATTAGCTAACACAGGCTATCTTTCCATCCTGCCGGTAGATCAGGGGATTGAGCATTCGGCCGCCGCATCGTTTGCACCCAATCCTATTTATTTCGATAGTGAAAATATTATCAAGCTGGCGATCGCAGCGGAGTGTAATGCAGTTGCCACCACGCTTGGTGTATTAGGTAGCGTTTCACGTAAGTATGCCCACAAAATTCCTTTCATTGTCAAAATCAACCACAATGAATTGTTAACCTGTCCTAACAAGTTTGATCAGATTTTGTTTGCCTCAGTGGAGCAAGCCTGGAATTTGGGAGCTGTGGCGATCGGTGCGACGATTTATTTTGGCTCTCCAGAATCAACTCGCCAGATTCAGGAAATTCGGCAAGCATTTGCTCGTGCTCATGAACTAGGCATGGTGACAATTTTGTGGTGTTACTTGCGAAATTCTGCCTTCAAACAAGACAAAGATTACCACCTCGCTGCTGACTTGACTGGGCAAGCGAATCATTTGGGGGTAACTATTGAAGCTGACATTATCAAGCAAAAATTGCCAGAGAATAACAATGGCTATGGGGCAGTGGCTCAAGCGATCGGGCACAGTTATGGCAAAACCGATGAGCGAGTCTATTCTGACCTAACTACAGACCATCCTATTGATCTGACCCGCTATCAAGTGTTGAATTGCTACGCAGGACGAGCAGGGTTAATTAATTCAGGTGGAGCTTCTGGAAAAAATGATTTTGCAGAAGCTGTGCGGACAGCGGTGATCAACAAACGGGCAGGTGGCAGCGGGCTTATTTCTGGACGCAAAACCTTCCAACGTTCGTTTGAGGAAGGCGTGAAACTGTTCCATGCAATTCAGGATGTGTATTTGTCGCCTGAAGTTGCGATCGCTTAG
- a CDS encoding hypothetical protein (IMG reference gene:2510096855~PFAM: Acyltransferase family), with protein sequence MKGQQRLIGIDLFRGLAIYAVILLHIDEGIQTVPVAWSKVTDFSMFAVPFFLATAFYLAINKLYHSKDSYPLRQRLVRLLIPYGIWSAFYLVYKSAKYIAAGESGKLAQLFQDPLSLVFFGGAAFHLYFLPLLATGTLLIRLVEILIRRRFSFKGLGFLTLVSIGIYEIVLLTGNGLKTPENVAFESLLAAIFSSGNSNPLLRLFLVEIFWALKCLPYVMVAAFLTHPALNQHFLRRVSRHALIWILAFVVLNAVGAFLLPQAIYEVSRGYAALIAAIACSASLNSASLKGISLIESLGLCAFGIYLMHLFFVEIFQSIFVRLNPNYVNEPSIIVFLLVSMVILLLAWGITALLMRRKVLSRLLFGV encoded by the coding sequence ATGAAAGGGCAACAGCGTTTAATTGGGATTGACCTGTTTCGTGGTTTGGCAATATACGCTGTTATACTCTTGCATATTGATGAAGGAATTCAAACGGTGCCTGTTGCTTGGTCAAAAGTTACTGACTTTTCGATGTTTGCAGTTCCTTTTTTCCTCGCGACAGCTTTCTATCTAGCAATTAATAAGCTTTACCACTCTAAGGATTCATATCCGTTACGTCAGCGCTTAGTTCGGCTTTTAATCCCCTATGGAATTTGGTCTGCTTTTTACCTAGTTTATAAATCTGCGAAGTATATTGCTGCTGGAGAGTCTGGCAAGCTAGCACAGCTTTTTCAGGATCCGCTTTCTCTGGTCTTTTTTGGCGGAGCAGCCTTTCATTTATATTTTCTTCCCTTGCTAGCAACTGGAACCTTGTTAATCAGGTTGGTAGAAATTTTGATTAGAAGAAGGTTTTCTTTCAAGGGATTAGGATTTCTCACTTTGGTAAGCATTGGGATTTATGAAATAGTTTTGCTGACTGGGAATGGATTGAAAACTCCAGAGAATGTTGCTTTTGAGTCTCTGTTGGCTGCTATTTTTTCGTCAGGCAACTCTAACCCATTGTTACGGTTGTTCTTAGTTGAAATTTTTTGGGCTTTAAAGTGCTTGCCGTATGTAATGGTTGCTGCCTTTTTAACTCATCCAGCTCTAAATCAACATTTTTTAAGGCGAGTAAGCCGTCATGCCCTCATATGGATACTCGCTTTTGTTGTGCTTAATGCTGTTGGTGCTTTTCTGCTGCCGCAAGCTATCTATGAAGTTTCAAGAGGTTATGCTGCTTTAATTGCTGCGATCGCCTGTTCTGCTTCCTTAAACTCTGCCTCCTTGAAAGGCATTTCTCTAATCGAGAGTTTGGGGCTTTGTGCTTTTGGCATTTATTTGATGCATCTCTTTTTTGTTGAGATCTTTCAATCTATTTTTGTTCGCCTGAATCCTAATTATGTTAACGAGCCAAGTATTATCGTATTTCTTTTAGTTTCAATGGTTATCTTGTTGCTTGCTTGGGGAATTACTGCATTGTTGATGAGACGAAAAGTATTATCTCGCCTTTTGTTTGGGGTTTGA
- a CDS encoding zeta-carotene desaturase (IMG reference gene:2510096859~PFAM: Flavin containing amine oxidoreductase~TIGRFAM: carotene 7,8-desaturase) — MRVAIVGAGLAGLAAAVELADAGHEVEIFEARSFVGGKVGSWVDADGNHIEMGLHVFFNNYANLFALMRKVGAFENLLPKEHVHTFVNRGGQIGKLDFRFLLGAPFHGLKAFFTTGQLTIKDKVQNAIALGTSPIVPGLLNYEAAMKWIRALDDVSFADWFRRHGGSQNSLKRMWDPIALALGFINTEEISARCMLTIFMMFAAKTEASRLNMLAGSPAEYLHQPILNYLEARGTRIHTRRQTRRILFEERDGQTQVTGIAIANGDTEDIITADAYLAACDVPGIQRLLPAEWRKWKEFDNIYQLEAVPVVTVQLRFDGWVTEMNDPEQYQQVKHAVGLNNLLYSADADFSCFADLALTSPKDYYREGQGSLMQVVLTPGDPFIKMGNDAIVQHALKQIHDLFPSSRELSLTWSSVVKLAQSLYREEPGKDPYRPRQKTPIPNFFLAGSYTAQDYIDSMEGATISGMQAAQAILEPTGYKVKGEGLFRY; from the coding sequence ATGCGAGTTGCGATCGTTGGTGCGGGGCTGGCTGGTTTAGCGGCGGCAGTGGAGCTCGCCGATGCTGGACATGAGGTTGAGATATTTGAGGCGCGATCGTTTGTAGGTGGTAAGGTTGGTAGCTGGGTGGATGCGGACGGCAACCACATTGAGATGGGTCTGCACGTTTTCTTCAATAACTATGCCAATCTTTTTGCTTTAATGCGCAAGGTGGGTGCCTTTGAAAATCTGCTGCCCAAAGAGCACGTCCACACCTTTGTGAATCGCGGTGGGCAAATTGGCAAGCTGGATTTTCGATTTCTATTGGGTGCGCCGTTTCATGGGTTAAAAGCATTCTTCACTACGGGGCAACTTACGATTAAAGACAAGGTTCAAAACGCGATCGCATTGGGAACCAGCCCAATTGTTCCAGGATTACTGAACTACGAGGCTGCCATGAAGTGGATTCGCGCTCTGGATGATGTCAGCTTTGCCGATTGGTTTCGCCGCCATGGTGGTTCTCAAAACAGCCTCAAGCGGATGTGGGACCCGATTGCCCTTGCTCTCGGCTTCATTAATACCGAAGAGATTTCTGCCCGCTGTATGCTCACCATCTTCATGATGTTTGCCGCAAAAACAGAAGCCTCTCGACTCAATATGCTGGCGGGTTCTCCAGCAGAATACTTGCACCAACCGATTCTGAATTACCTGGAAGCACGGGGCACAAGAATTCATACTCGTCGCCAAACGCGCCGCATTTTGTTTGAGGAGCGGGATGGGCAGACGCAAGTGACGGGAATTGCGATCGCCAATGGCGACACCGAAGATATCATTACAGCCGATGCTTACCTGGCTGCCTGTGATGTTCCTGGTATTCAGCGCCTCCTACCCGCTGAATGGCGCAAATGGAAAGAATTTGACAATATTTATCAACTTGAAGCGGTTCCCGTTGTCACTGTGCAACTGCGGTTTGATGGCTGGGTAACTGAGATGAACGACCCAGAGCAATACCAACAGGTGAAACACGCTGTTGGGTTGAATAATTTGCTCTACAGTGCTGATGCCGACTTCTCATGCTTTGCCGATCTTGCTCTGACCAGCCCGAAAGACTACTACCGCGAAGGGCAAGGTTCGTTGATGCAGGTAGTGCTTACTCCTGGAGACCCCTTCATCAAGATGGGCAACGACGCGATCGTGCAACACGCCCTTAAGCAAATTCATGACCTGTTTCCCTCCTCTCGCGAACTTAGCCTCACCTGGTCGAGTGTTGTAAAGTTAGCTCAGTCGCTCTACCGCGAAGAACCTGGCAAAGATCCCTATCGTCCCAGGCAAAAAACGCCCATTCCCAATTTCTTTCTGGCAGGTAGCTACACTGCTCAAGACTACATCGACAGTATGGAAGGTGCCACCATTTCTGGAATGCAGGCTGCCCAGGCAATTTTGGAACCAACTGGGTACAAGGTGAAGGGGGAGGGGTTATTTCGGTATTAG
- a CDS encoding putative membrane protein (IMG reference gene:2510096856): protein MSEVSTFTKNWLLILLVVILAIGVACRILNLDTKPVWGDEAHTFSVVSGYASFSVISGYAESEVLDQLSTDKIVSVSDFLRYQYPNSDRTLADTLQKLYTDVHPPLYFLTTRFWVESLGHSVSVLRSISAVFSILALPCMYWLCLELFSSPLVGGMATALLAVSPIQVIYAQEARPYSLLTLVVLFSGACLLWALRTRKKVAWFAYIASLILGLYSQYFFVLVVLGYGIYVFSIESFRFTKVFRQFLFATLLGFIAFLPWAIAVLLHLSYFKGASAWMSQHTLSLPGAIRLWSENISLSFVDPRASEYFGLGKFGFYFLLPLILVLVGYSVYYLYRKTPKQVHLFVFLLIGSTALPLVIADLILGGNRQIWPRYLIPCFLGVQISVAHLLSAKALSIEFAEKNWKRNVWLAVTAVLLTSGIFFCSIILQANTWWNKYGGEGTLRVAQIIAQAENPLVIVNRQRPGTVFFYNLKPEVKLMFVDEKNSSSFKFINEGDVFLLNPTKAMQAEIKQRKYRLEKLVEMPDSSPVPGEPTQLWKLEEVSS from the coding sequence TTGTCAGAAGTTAGTACATTTACTAAGAACTGGCTGCTGATTTTGCTGGTTGTAATACTAGCGATCGGCGTTGCTTGTCGCATCCTTAATCTTGATACTAAGCCTGTCTGGGGTGATGAAGCGCATACATTCTCGGTTGTCTCTGGGTATGCATCATTCTCTGTAATTTCAGGGTATGCCGAGTCGGAAGTTCTTGATCAGCTTTCTACAGACAAGATAGTTAGCGTTAGTGACTTTTTGAGATATCAATATCCCAATTCAGACAGGACCTTAGCAGACACGCTTCAGAAGCTTTATACAGATGTTCATCCACCTCTTTACTTTTTAACTACGCGTTTCTGGGTTGAAAGTCTTGGACACTCGGTCTCTGTGTTGCGCAGCATATCGGCTGTTTTTAGCATACTAGCGTTGCCTTGTATGTATTGGTTGTGCTTAGAACTATTTAGTTCTCCGTTAGTTGGTGGGATGGCAACTGCCCTGTTAGCCGTATCCCCGATCCAGGTTATTTATGCTCAAGAAGCTAGACCCTACAGTTTATTAACTTTGGTCGTTCTCTTTTCAGGTGCTTGTTTACTTTGGGCACTTAGAACACGCAAGAAAGTTGCCTGGTTTGCTTATATTGCATCTTTGATTTTAGGATTGTACTCTCAGTATTTCTTTGTATTGGTTGTATTGGGCTATGGAATATATGTGTTTTCAATTGAGTCTTTTCGATTCACAAAAGTTTTTCGTCAGTTTCTTTTCGCAACCTTGTTAGGTTTTATTGCCTTTTTGCCCTGGGCGATCGCAGTCTTGTTACACCTTTCTTACTTTAAAGGCGCATCAGCTTGGATGAGTCAACATACATTGTCTCTTCCAGGTGCCATCAGGTTGTGGTCTGAAAATATTAGTCTTTCATTTGTTGATCCTCGAGCTAGTGAATACTTTGGGCTTGGAAAATTTGGATTCTACTTTTTACTTCCCCTCATCTTGGTGTTAGTCGGATATTCCGTCTATTACCTGTATCGAAAGACTCCAAAACAGGTCCATCTATTTGTATTTTTATTGATCGGATCAACGGCTTTACCATTAGTCATTGCTGACCTTATTTTAGGGGGTAATCGCCAAATCTGGCCTAGATATCTGATCCCTTGTTTCTTAGGCGTTCAAATTAGTGTTGCCCATTTGCTGTCAGCTAAAGCTTTATCAATAGAATTTGCTGAGAAAAATTGGAAGCGTAATGTTTGGCTGGCAGTAACAGCAGTTTTGCTGACTTCTGGTATTTTCTTTTGCTCAATTATATTGCAAGCAAATACTTGGTGGAATAAATATGGTGGTGAAGGAACTCTGAGGGTTGCTCAGATCATCGCTCAGGCAGAAAATCCCCTAGTTATCGTCAACCGACAGCGTCCAGGAACAGTTTTCTTCTATAACTTGAAGCCGGAAGTGAAGTTAATGTTTGTTGATGAGAAAAACTCGAGCAGCTTTAAGTTTATCAATGAAGGAGATGTTTTCCTGCTGAACCCAACAAAGGCAATGCAAGCAGAAATTAAACAGCGAAAATATAGGTTAGAGAAGTTAGTTGAAATGCCAGATTCTAGCCCAGTTCCAGGTGAACCGACTCAACTTTGGAAGCTTGAAGAGGTTAGTAGTTGA